In Salmo trutta chromosome 16, fSalTru1.1, whole genome shotgun sequence, a genomic segment contains:
- the rpusd4 gene encoding pseudouridylate synthase RPUSD4, mitochondrial, translated as MNSYRTVTLACNNDVIRTCKVVIRSGKTGSICHISRGVASLLTRAHASVPRREEPPPVSDSDKRPNLRAIDLARKIRQEKQKGHATGGGSDAAVLNPSVPVSQLQKRVIELRQFTQQLQNVHPNVLAKHLHRGLILPHPELAVVNKPYGVSVQDGSSNKNNISDVLPILAKMMDGIRAGSQLHVCLGLDKEATGTLLLARTEEALDHVQNLHKNHQVERKYWVVAVGVPVPSEGVIDIPVIERKVTGAQPHFKMGLSPVYRVSDGGEGVTKVRANRQAQGAVTQYRVLDSSNGCSLVELQPITGVKHQLRVHMAYALGSPILGDHKYSHWTKLAPQKLPDGVLRRLGLEQSKARYLPLHLHARQLTLPEFKGQSDITVSCPLPKYFTSTLRRLQIPIPDE; from the exons ATGAACAGCTATAGGACGGTTACATTGGCTTGTAATAATGATGTTATAAGGACATGTAAAGTGGTAATTCGCTCAGGGAAAACGGGCAGTATTTGTCACATATCGAGGGGAGTAGCATCCTTGCTCACGCGAGCACATGCTTCTGTCCCGAGACGAGAGGAACCACCACCAGTGTCTGACTCTGACAAGAGACCGAATCTGAGAGCCATCGACCTTGCACGCAAAATTCGCCAGGAGAAACAGAAAGGACATGCGACTGGTGGTGGGTCAGACGCGGCTGTCCTTAATCCGTCGGTGCCAGTGTCCCAACTTCAAAAGAGGGTCATCGAGCTGCGACAGTTCACTCAGCAGCTACAGAATGTTCACCCCAACGTTCTTGCAAAGCACCTTCACAGAGGTCTGATCCTCCCGCATCCAGAGCTCGCCGTCGTTAATAAACCATATGGAGTTTCTGTTCAAG ATGGGTCAAGCAACAAAAACAACATCTCAGACGTGCTTCCAATCCTTGCCAAGATGATGGATGGAATAAGGGCTGGGTCTCAGCTGCACGTCTGCCTTGGATTAGACAAGGAGGCGACAGGGACCCTCCTGCTGGCAAGGACTGAGGAAGCACTGGACCATGTACAAAATCTTCACAAAAACCACCAAGTGGAGAGGAAATATTG GGTTGTTGCTGTGGGCGTGCCTGTTCCCTCTGAGGGAGTGATTGACATTCCTGTCATAGAGAGAAAGGTCACAGGGGCTCAGCCTCACTTCAAG ATGGGCCTGAGTCCTGTGTACAGGGTGAGTGACGGGGGCGAGGGAGTGACCAAAGTGCGGGCCAATCGGCAAGCCCAGGGTGCAGTGACTCAGTACCGTGTCCTGGACAGCAGCAACGGCTGCAGCCTGGTAGAGCTCCAGCCTATCACAG GGGTGAAGCACCAATTGAGGGTCCATATGGCATACGCTCTGGGATCTCCTATCCTCGGAGACCACAAATACTCCCACTGGACCAAACTGGCACCTCAG aaaCTGCCAGATGGTGTATTGCGGAGGCTGGGACTGGAACAGAGCAAAGCGCGTTATCTGCCTCTCCACCTGCATGCCCGTCAGCTGACACTGCCAGAGTTCAAAGGTCAGAGTGACATTACAGTGTCTTGCCCCCTGCCAAAGTATTTCACCAGCACTTTGCGACGACTGCAGATACCGATTCCAGATGAATGA